The following coding sequences are from one uncultured Desulfobacter sp. window:
- a CDS encoding efflux RND transporter permease subunit, producing the protein MKLAQYSIEYKTVVIFTMVLVFLGGIFAYFKMGKLEDPEFTIKTAVIVTSWPGASPHEVEQRVTEIIETAAQSADEIDEIYSISEAGLSTVFVELDEKNRMEQIQQLWDILRKKVNDAQGLLPEGAGPSQVMDDYGDVYGIFLALTGDGYTNAELKKYADFLKRELLLVKDVSKIQLFGNLTQAVYVDISKSRMADLGIHPDQIAAALAEQNLVTDAGAVETRARRIRVALPGEFKNVEEIENLLIQSDKKESFQLKDIAEITRDYVSPREPMMRFNGKPAIAIAISARSGANVVNMGDAVQKRIDELMSELPVGISLDGIYYQSKFVKGAIKGFMVNLIESVAIVIVVLLITMGIRSGLLIASGLVLSILGTLVIMLALGVNLQRISLGALILVMGMIVDNAIVVTDGSLVYLQRGKDRISSMVAPAVDTAWPLLGATLIASLTFLPIYLSPTTAGEYCASQFIVVAVALLLSWVLAMVQAPVFNYYFLKISTKAFNTDPYGGRLYRIYRWVLKIALKNRIIVLVALIGTMVVSGIAFEHVPKMFFADSDKAQFFIDYWLPQGSRIENVSEDLKKIEEHLATIPEIKNFATTIGSGGPRYISSIDPESQNASYGQIIVNVFDYKKIREISPVLEEWIKSHFPESDPQFSVYINGPSADFKVEARFSGPDPLVLRQLSQKAQDIMHQSPNAVRIRDNWRQRTHVYTPEYSQRRARKAGLERQDLGQAMKELHDGVTMSYYREENNLIPIRLRMSGENTTMDSLGSTPVWGPGKEPLPLSQVVSSSDITWEDPLVRRHNRRRAITVQCDTAAGVTSDSLFKELRPLIEGIELPPGYGLEWDGEYDLAQTGNEGVAKSFPLIVILIAFILVALFNGIRQPIIISLVIPFAVVGMVVGLFLTGEAFGFLALLGAYSLIGMLIKNAVVLIDQIDIEIKEGKNPLDAVIDSCMSRVRPVMMASATTILGMIPLLPDAMFSSMAVTIMFGLAFATLLTLIVVPVLYTLFFKIKPAFD; encoded by the coding sequence GTGAAGCTTGCACAATATTCAATAGAATATAAAACCGTGGTGATTTTCACCATGGTACTGGTTTTCCTGGGCGGGATATTTGCCTATTTTAAAATGGGTAAACTGGAAGACCCAGAGTTTACCATTAAAACCGCAGTCATCGTTACCAGTTGGCCCGGGGCGTCCCCCCACGAGGTGGAGCAACGGGTCACGGAAATCATTGAAACAGCGGCCCAATCCGCAGATGAAATTGATGAAATCTACTCCATATCCGAAGCGGGACTGTCCACGGTGTTTGTGGAACTTGACGAAAAAAACAGGATGGAGCAGATCCAGCAGCTCTGGGATATACTGCGGAAAAAAGTCAACGACGCCCAGGGCCTGCTGCCCGAAGGCGCCGGACCCTCACAAGTCATGGACGATTATGGCGATGTTTATGGAATCTTTCTGGCCCTCACCGGAGACGGATACACCAATGCCGAACTGAAAAAATATGCCGACTTCCTTAAACGGGAACTGCTTCTGGTAAAAGATGTCTCCAAAATCCAACTCTTCGGCAACCTGACCCAGGCTGTGTACGTGGATATTTCAAAATCCAGGATGGCGGATCTGGGCATCCATCCCGACCAGATTGCCGCGGCCCTTGCCGAGCAGAACCTGGTCACGGATGCAGGGGCTGTGGAGACCCGGGCCCGCAGGATCAGGGTAGCGCTTCCCGGGGAGTTTAAAAATGTTGAAGAAATTGAAAATCTTCTGATCCAATCCGACAAAAAAGAATCTTTCCAGCTCAAAGATATCGCCGAAATAACCCGGGATTACGTCAGTCCCCGTGAGCCCATGATGCGGTTTAATGGGAAGCCGGCCATCGCCATTGCGATCTCCGCCCGGTCCGGGGCCAATGTCGTCAACATGGGGGACGCTGTGCAAAAACGCATTGACGAACTCATGTCGGAGTTACCTGTGGGCATCAGTCTGGACGGTATCTATTACCAGTCTAAATTTGTCAAAGGGGCCATCAAGGGATTCATGGTCAACTTGATTGAGTCCGTTGCCATTGTGATCGTGGTGCTTCTTATTACCATGGGCATCCGGAGCGGGTTACTCATCGCCTCCGGCCTGGTACTTTCCATCCTGGGCACCCTTGTGATCATGCTGGCCCTGGGCGTTAATCTTCAGCGCATCTCTCTGGGCGCCCTGATTCTTGTCATGGGTATGATTGTGGATAACGCCATTGTGGTTACTGACGGTTCCCTGGTCTACCTTCAAAGGGGCAAGGACAGGATCAGCTCAATGGTGGCCCCGGCAGTGGATACAGCATGGCCGCTTTTAGGGGCCACACTCATCGCCAGCCTTACCTTTCTGCCCATTTACCTGAGCCCCACCACAGCTGGTGAATACTGCGCTTCCCAGTTTATCGTAGTGGCGGTTGCCTTGCTGTTGTCATGGGTCCTGGCCATGGTCCAGGCACCGGTGTTCAACTATTATTTTTTAAAAATATCCACCAAGGCCTTTAACACGGATCCATACGGCGGCCGCCTGTACAGAATCTATCGCTGGGTGCTGAAAATAGCCCTTAAAAACAGAATCATCGTCCTGGTGGCCCTGATAGGAACTATGGTGGTGTCCGGCATAGCCTTCGAGCATGTACCCAAGATGTTTTTTGCCGATTCGGACAAAGCCCAGTTTTTTATCGACTACTGGCTGCCCCAGGGCTCTCGCATTGAGAATGTGTCCGAAGACCTTAAAAAAATAGAGGAACATCTGGCCACCATCCCTGAAATCAAGAATTTTGCAACCACCATCGGTTCCGGCGGCCCCAGGTATATTTCATCCATCGACCCCGAAAGTCAGAACGCCTCTTACGGCCAGATTATCGTCAATGTGTTTGACTATAAAAAAATCCGGGAAATCAGTCCTGTGCTGGAAGAATGGATAAAATCACATTTCCCCGAATCTGATCCCCAGTTCTCCGTATACATCAACGGACCCAGCGCAGACTTCAAAGTGGAAGCCAGATTCTCCGGCCCCGATCCCCTGGTGCTACGTCAACTTTCCCAGAAGGCACAGGACATTATGCACCAGAGCCCCAATGCCGTACGGATCAGGGATAATTGGCGTCAACGGACCCATGTTTATACCCCGGAGTATTCCCAAAGGCGTGCCAGGAAGGCCGGACTGGAACGTCAGGACCTAGGGCAGGCCATGAAAGAACTCCACGACGGGGTGACCATGTCCTACTATCGGGAAGAAAACAACCTGATTCCCATCCGCCTGAGGATGTCCGGTGAAAATACCACCATGGACAGCCTGGGATCCACACCGGTCTGGGGACCGGGTAAAGAGCCCTTGCCCCTGAGCCAGGTGGTCTCCTCCTCGGACATTACCTGGGAAGATCCCCTGGTCAGGCGCCACAACAGGCGGCGGGCCATCACCGTACAATGCGATACTGCCGCAGGCGTCACCTCGGACAGCCTCTTCAAAGAGTTACGCCCCCTGATAGAGGGTATTGAACTGCCGCCGGGATACGGCCTTGAATGGGACGGGGAGTACGATCTGGCCCAGACTGGAAATGAGGGCGTGGCCAAGTCCTTTCCTCTCATTGTCATTTTAATTGCCTTTATCCTTGTGGCCTTATTCAACGGAATCCGGCAACCCATTATTATCTCCTTGGTGATTCCATTTGCCGTTGTAGGCATGGTGGTCGGGCTGTTCTTGACAGGGGAAGCATTCGGCTTCCTGGCCCTGCTGGGGGCGTACAGTCTTATCGGCATGCTCATTAAAAACGCTGTGGTCCTCATCGACCAGATCGATATTGAGATAAAGGAAGGGAAAAATCCTTTGGATGCGGTAATAGATTCCTGCATGTCAAGGGTCCGCCCGGTGATGATGGCCTCGGCGACCACTATTCTCGGGATGATACCCCTTCTTCCAGATGCCATGTTCTCATCCATGGCTGTAACCATTATGTTTGGGTTAGCCTTTGCTACCCTGCTCACCCTGATCGTGGTGCCGGTGCTTTATACTCTGTTTTTTAAGATCAAACCGGCCTTTGATTAA
- a CDS encoding TolC family protein — protein sequence MNGKQFKYISGAIIALALTIPSLTAVAMAQTTEKKPISVNRAVELALEKNKTLAAADQVKLGAEEGVKSSRADLFAKASLDAGYTGLRHQPIMKIDGRESASAHDNQYSWGVTLSQPLFTGYKLSSRVDLAKLNVVDADIQRRLLTIDLARDVKLACYNLLLTKKLLEVAQSEVDSLTSHRRRSLNMYKQELIPKNDLLRSEVALANSLQALEQAKADVDSARALLNTLMDEDVDFPVTVKDIIGIPEMNQSRVQLNAYALENRPDLHGIKNNIEQAALSEKLAKSGYYPDVNLVGRYEQASGELSSLENDYTNSENASISLEMTWTFFEWGKTSAQIREARHQKESYFNTLRARENQVRQDVKDALLTLGVAKKNIKTAQTSMDQAIENYRITNEQYFQQVVTSTIVIDAQSYLTQASSNYYRSLYGYMASLATLDWAIGKI from the coding sequence ATGAACGGAAAACAATTTAAATATATCAGTGGGGCAATAATTGCCCTGGCCTTAACCATCCCGTCTCTGACGGCGGTGGCTATGGCGCAAACAACTGAAAAAAAACCCATCAGTGTAAACCGGGCCGTTGAGCTTGCCCTGGAAAAAAATAAAACCCTTGCTGCTGCAGACCAGGTCAAGCTGGGCGCCGAAGAGGGAGTCAAATCCAGCCGGGCCGATCTTTTTGCCAAGGCCTCACTGGATGCAGGATATACCGGGCTGCGCCACCAGCCTATTATGAAAATTGACGGCCGCGAGTCAGCATCGGCCCACGATAACCAGTATTCCTGGGGGGTCACACTCTCTCAGCCCCTGTTCACCGGTTACAAGTTAAGCAGCCGGGTTGATCTGGCCAAACTCAACGTGGTAGATGCAGATATCCAAAGACGTCTCCTCACCATAGATTTAGCCCGGGATGTTAAGCTGGCCTGTTACAACCTGCTGCTGACTAAAAAACTCCTTGAAGTGGCCCAAAGCGAAGTGGATTCATTAACATCGCATCGCAGAAGGTCATTAAATATGTATAAACAAGAATTAATCCCCAAAAACGACCTGCTACGCTCCGAAGTGGCTCTGGCTAATTCCCTTCAGGCCCTTGAACAGGCCAAGGCTGATGTGGACTCGGCTCGAGCCCTTTTGAACACTCTCATGGATGAGGATGTGGACTTTCCCGTAACCGTAAAGGACATCATCGGAATACCTGAAATGAATCAAAGCCGTGTTCAGCTCAACGCGTATGCTCTGGAGAACCGGCCCGATCTCCACGGGATCAAAAACAATATTGAACAGGCCGCGCTTTCGGAAAAACTGGCAAAAAGCGGCTATTACCCGGACGTCAACCTGGTGGGCCGGTACGAACAGGCATCAGGGGAGCTTTCCTCTCTGGAAAATGATTATACCAATTCGGAAAATGCCAGCATCAGCCTCGAAATGACGTGGACTTTTTTTGAATGGGGTAAAACCTCGGCCCAGATTCGTGAGGCAAGACACCAGAAAGAATCCTATTTTAACACTCTTAGGGCCAGAGAAAACCAGGTCCGCCAGGATGTCAAGGATGCCCTACTGACTCTCGGAGTAGCAAAAAAGAATATTAAAACTGCCCAGACCTCTATGGACCAGGCCATTGAAAATTACAGAATTACAAATGAACAATACTTCCAGCAGGTAGTGACCTCCACTATTGTTATAGATGCCCAGTCCTATCTGACCCAGGCCTCAAGCAATTATTACCGATCCCTTTACGGCTATATGGCATCTTTAGCCACGCTGGACTGGGCTATAGGTAAAATATAG